A genome region from Mycolicibacterium litorale includes the following:
- the infB gene encoding translation initiation factor IF-2, which produces MAGKARVHELAKELGVTSKELLATLKEQGEFVKSASSTVEAPVARRLREKFGSKSAPAKSAGNGAPSAPAPTPATPAAAAAAAAAPAPSPTPAAPSPAKPAAPKPAAPAPAPQPAAPAQPAASVPAPAPAQPAASAPAPAPSRPGPTPGPRPGPPAPKPAPRTPRVGNNPFSTQQPVERPIPRPQPRPGAPRPGTPRPGMSPNNMPPRPAGPRPGAPAGRPGGPRPGPGGRGPAGGGRPGGGAGGGGGNYRGGGAGGGAGGGAAAGGFRGRPGGGGRPGQRGGAAGAFGRPGGAPKRGRKSKRAKRAEYENMQAPVVGGVRLPHGNGETIRLARGASLSDFAEKINANPASLVQALFNLGEMVTATQSVNDETLELLGSEMNYVVQVVSPEDEDRELLESFDLTYGEDEGGEEDLEIRPPVVTVMGHVDHGKTRLLDTIRQANVREGEAGGITQHIGAYQVAVDHDGNERLITFIDTPGHEAFTAMRARGAKATDIAILVVAADDGVMPQTVEAINHAQAADVPIVVAVNKIDKEGADPAKIRGQLTEYGLVAEDFGGDTMFVDISAKQGTNIDALLEAVLLTADAALDLRANPDMEAQGVAIEAHLDRGRGPVATVLIQRGTLRVGDSIVAGDAYGRVRRMVDEHGDDVEAATPSRPVQVIGFTSVPGAGDNLLVVDEDRIARQIADRRSARKRNALAARSRKRISLEDLDSALKETSQLNLILKGDNSGTVEALEEALMGIQVDDEVELRVIDRGVGGVTETNVNLASASDAIIIGFNVRAEGKATELANREGVEIRYYSVIYQAIDEIESALKGMLKPIYEERELGRAEIRAIFRSSKVGNIAGCLVQSGIMRRNAKARLLRDNVVVAENLTVSSLKREKDDATEVREGYECGLTLTYSDIKEGDIIETYELVEKART; this is translated from the coding sequence GTGGCAGGTAAGGCTCGCGTACACGAGTTGGCGAAGGAACTCGGTGTCACCAGCAAAGAACTCCTCGCAACGCTCAAAGAGCAGGGTGAGTTCGTCAAATCCGCTTCTTCGACCGTGGAAGCACCCGTTGCGCGCCGGTTGCGCGAGAAGTTCGGCAGCAAATCCGCGCCGGCCAAGAGCGCAGGCAACGGTGCTCCGTCCGCACCCGCGCCCACCCCCGCGACGCCCGCCGCCGCGGCTGCCGCTGCCGCCGCTCCGGCCCCGTCGCCGACACCGGCGGCACCCAGCCCGGCCAAGCCCGCGGCCCCCAAGCCCGCGGCGCCCGCGCCCGCGCCGCAACCGGCCGCACCGGCCCAGCCTGCGGCGTCCGTACCGGCACCCGCCCCGGCCCAGCCCGCGGCCTCGGCACCGGCACCGGCTCCCTCGCGTCCGGGGCCCACCCCCGGCCCGCGTCCCGGCCCTCCGGCGCCCAAGCCCGCTCCGCGGACCCCGCGGGTCGGCAACAACCCGTTCTCCACGCAGCAGCCGGTCGAGCGACCGATCCCGCGGCCGCAGCCGCGTCCCGGCGCACCCCGGCCCGGCACGCCGCGTCCCGGCATGTCGCCGAACAACATGCCGCCGCGTCCCGCCGGCCCCCGTCCGGGTGCCCCCGCGGGTCGTCCCGGCGGTCCGCGCCCCGGCCCCGGTGGCCGTGGTCCGGCCGGTGGCGGTCGCCCGGGTGGCGGCGCCGGCGGCGGTGGCGGCAACTACCGCGGTGGTGGCGCCGGTGGCGGTGCCGGAGGCGGCGCGGCGGCCGGAGGCTTCCGCGGTCGTCCCGGTGGCGGTGGACGGCCCGGACAGCGCGGTGGCGCTGCGGGTGCGTTCGGCCGTCCCGGCGGCGCCCCGAAGCGGGGTCGCAAGTCGAAGCGGGCGAAACGCGCAGAATACGAGAACATGCAGGCGCCGGTCGTCGGTGGCGTGCGGTTGCCGCACGGCAACGGCGAGACCATCCGGCTGGCCCGCGGCGCGTCGCTGTCGGACTTCGCCGAGAAGATCAACGCCAACCCGGCCTCGCTGGTCCAGGCGCTGTTCAACCTCGGCGAGATGGTCACCGCGACGCAGTCGGTGAACGACGAGACCCTCGAGCTGCTCGGCAGCGAGATGAACTACGTCGTGCAGGTCGTGTCCCCCGAGGACGAGGACCGCGAGCTGCTGGAGTCGTTCGACCTCACCTACGGCGAGGACGAGGGCGGCGAGGAGGACCTCGAGATCCGTCCGCCGGTCGTCACCGTCATGGGCCACGTCGACCACGGCAAGACCCGACTGCTCGACACGATCCGGCAGGCCAACGTCCGCGAGGGCGAGGCCGGCGGCATCACCCAGCACATCGGTGCCTACCAGGTGGCCGTCGACCACGACGGCAACGAACGGCTCATCACCTTCATCGACACCCCGGGTCACGAGGCGTTCACCGCCATGCGTGCCCGCGGTGCGAAGGCCACCGACATCGCGATCCTCGTGGTCGCCGCCGACGACGGCGTCATGCCGCAGACGGTGGAGGCCATCAACCACGCGCAGGCCGCTGACGTGCCGATCGTGGTGGCGGTCAACAAGATCGACAAGGAGGGTGCCGACCCGGCCAAGATCCGCGGTCAGCTCACCGAGTACGGCCTGGTGGCGGAGGACTTCGGTGGCGACACCATGTTCGTCGACATCTCGGCCAAGCAGGGCACCAACATCGACGCGCTGCTCGAGGCGGTCCTGCTGACCGCCGACGCCGCTCTGGACCTGCGGGCGAACCCCGACATGGAGGCCCAGGGTGTGGCGATCGAGGCGCACCTCGACCGTGGCCGCGGCCCGGTGGCGACCGTGCTCATCCAGCGCGGCACGCTGCGGGTCGGCGACTCGATCGTCGCGGGCGACGCCTACGGGCGTGTGCGCCGCATGGTCGACGAGCACGGCGACGACGTCGAGGCGGCCACGCCGTCGCGGCCGGTGCAGGTCATCGGCTTCACGTCGGTGCCCGGTGCCGGTGACAACCTGCTGGTCGTCGACGAGGACCGCATCGCCCGGCAGATCGCCGACCGGCGCAGCGCGCGCAAGCGCAACGCACTGGCCGCCCGCAGCCGCAAGCGCATCAGCCTCGAGGACCTGGATTCGGCGCTGAAGGAAACCAGCCAGCTGAACCTGATCCTCAAGGGCGACAACTCCGGCACCGTCGAGGCGCTGGAGGAGGCCCTGATGGGCATCCAGGTGGACGACGAGGTGGAACTGCGCGTCATCGACCGCGGCGTCGGTGGTGTCACCGAGACCAACGTCAACCTGGCGTCGGCGTCGGACGCGATCATCATCGGGTTCAACGTCCGCGCCGAGGGCAAGGCCACCGAACTGGCCAACCGCGAAGGCGTGGAGATCCGGTACTACTCGGTGATCTACCAGGCGATCGACGAGATCGAGAGCGCGCTCAAGGGCATGCTCAAGCCGATCTACGAAGAGCGGGAGCTCGGCCGCGCCGAGATCCGCGCGATCTTCCGGTCGTCGAAGGTCGGCAACATCGCCGGCTGCCTCGTCCAGTCCGGCATCATGCGGCGCAACGCCAAGGCCCGGCTGCTGCGCGACAACGTGGTGGTGGCCGAGAACCTCACCGTGTCGTCGCTCAAGCGGGAGAAGGACGACGCCACCGAGGTCCGCGAAGGTTACGAGTGCGGTTTGACGCTGACGTACTCGGATATCAAAGAGGGCGACATCATCGAGACGTACGAACTCGTGGAGAAGGCGAGGACCTAG
- a CDS encoding YlxR family protein yields the protein MPPPPISPRPTPTRRIPRYVIGSARPIPTAVSVRGGVGGRLDVSQHEISVSRHRSTTDNPPGPVRTCVGCRKRELAAELLRVAAVVDGNGKCAATVDTTGNLPGRGAWLHPDQQCLHAAIRRRAFVRALRITGSPDLSAVIEHVENLSASSPHPARENR from the coding sequence ATGCCGCCCCCGCCGATCAGCCCAAGGCCGACTCCGACGCGCCGCATCCCGCGGTACGTGATCGGTAGTGCCCGTCCCATCCCTACGGCCGTTTCGGTTCGCGGGGGCGTTGGCGGTAGACTCGACGTGAGCCAGCACGAGATTTCGGTATCGCGGCATCGAAGCACCACAGACAACCCCCCGGGGCCGGTGCGGACGTGTGTGGGATGCCGGAAGCGAGAGCTGGCCGCCGAACTGCTTCGAGTGGCCGCTGTGGTCGACGGGAACGGTAAATGCGCCGCGACTGTCGATACAACGGGTAATCTGCCCGGGCGGGGTGCCTGGCTGCATCCCGACCAGCAGTGTCTACACGCGGCAATCCGGCGGCGAGCGTTCGTCCGAGCGCTGCGAATCACCGGTTCACCGGACTTATCCGCGGTGATCGAGCACGTCGAGAACCTCTCGGCGAGTTCGCCTCACCCGGCAAGAGAGAACAGGTAG
- the nusA gene encoding transcription termination factor NusA, whose amino-acid sequence MNIDMAALHAIEADKGISVDVVVDTIKSALLTAYRHTEGHQSDARIDIDRKSGAVKVMARETDADGNLIQEWDDTPEGFGRIAATTARQVILQRLRDAENEKNYGEFSAREGDIVAGVIQRDARANARGLVVVRMGSETKGNEGVIPSAEQVPGERYEHGDRLRCYVVGVTRGAREPLITLSRTHPNLVRKLFSLEVPEINDGSVDIVAVAREAGHRSKIAVASRVPGLNAKGACIGPMGQRVRNVMSELSGEKIDIIDWDEDPARFVANALSPAKVVSVSVIDEQTRAARVVVPDFQLSLAIGKEGQNARLAARLTGWRIDIRSDAAPADQPKADSDAPHPAVRDR is encoded by the coding sequence ATGAACATCGACATGGCGGCCCTGCACGCCATCGAGGCGGACAAGGGCATTTCGGTGGACGTCGTCGTCGACACCATCAAGTCGGCGTTGCTGACCGCCTACCGCCACACCGAAGGGCACCAGTCCGACGCGCGGATCGACATCGACCGCAAGAGCGGTGCGGTGAAGGTCATGGCTCGCGAGACCGATGCCGACGGCAACCTCATCCAGGAGTGGGACGACACCCCCGAGGGTTTCGGCCGGATCGCCGCGACCACGGCGCGTCAGGTCATCCTTCAGCGCCTGCGCGACGCCGAGAACGAGAAGAACTACGGCGAGTTCTCCGCCCGTGAGGGCGACATCGTGGCCGGGGTCATCCAGCGCGACGCCCGTGCCAACGCCCGCGGACTGGTCGTGGTGCGGATGGGCAGCGAGACCAAGGGCAACGAAGGCGTCATTCCGTCCGCCGAACAGGTGCCCGGTGAACGCTACGAACACGGCGACCGGCTGCGCTGCTACGTCGTCGGGGTGACCCGCGGAGCGCGCGAACCGTTGATCACGCTGTCGCGCACCCACCCGAACCTGGTGCGCAAGCTGTTCAGCCTGGAGGTCCCGGAGATCAACGACGGTTCGGTGGACATCGTCGCGGTGGCGCGCGAGGCCGGCCACCGGTCGAAGATCGCGGTGGCCTCCCGGGTGCCCGGTCTGAACGCCAAGGGCGCCTGCATCGGTCCGATGGGGCAGCGGGTGCGCAACGTGATGAGCGAACTGTCCGGCGAGAAGATCGACATCATCGACTGGGACGAGGACCCGGCGCGGTTCGTCGCCAACGCGCTCTCTCCGGCGAAGGTCGTCTCGGTCAGCGTGATCGACGAGCAGACCCGCGCCGCGCGTGTGGTGGTGCCCGACTTCCAGTTGTCGCTGGCCATCGGCAAGGAGGGGCAGAACGCCAGGCTGGCCGCGCGGCTGACGGGCTGGCGGATCGACATCCGCAGCGATGCCGCCCCCGCCGATCAGCCCAAGGCCGACTCCGACGCGCCGCATCCCGCGGTACGTGATCGGTAG
- the rimP gene encoding ribosome maturation factor RimP: MAPEPNLRPAGLPSQEQVMELLDGEFASAGYEIESVVIDGGARPPRITVVVDGDRPLDLDTIASLSRSASEQLDRVDESVDAATYVLEVTSPGVDRPLTTEKHFRRARGRKVELTLSDGSQLTGRVGALTEDGKAVSLVVREGARANFSVRELPLEGIVKAVVQVEFSPPSQRELELAGQPGEEAGA, from the coding sequence GTGGCACCGGAGCCAAACTTGCGGCCGGCGGGATTGCCGTCGCAGGAGCAGGTGATGGAGCTGCTCGACGGCGAGTTCGCGAGCGCCGGCTATGAGATCGAGAGCGTCGTCATCGACGGCGGCGCACGCCCCCCGCGTATCACCGTGGTCGTCGACGGCGACCGCCCGCTCGACCTCGACACCATCGCGAGCCTGTCGCGCTCGGCCTCCGAGCAACTCGACCGCGTGGACGAGTCGGTGGATGCCGCGACCTACGTGCTGGAGGTCACCTCGCCGGGGGTGGACCGGCCGTTGACCACCGAGAAGCACTTCCGCCGGGCGCGCGGACGCAAGGTGGAGCTGACCCTGTCCGACGGGTCGCAGCTCACCGGCCGGGTGGGTGCGCTGACCGAGGACGGGAAAGCGGTGTCGCTGGTGGTGCGCGAAGGTGCGCGCGCCAACTTCTCGGTGCGCGAGCTGCCGCTGGAAGGAATCGTCAAAGCCGTTGTCCAGGTGGAGTTCTCGCCACCGAGCCAGCGTGAGCTGGAACTGGCCGGCCAACCGGGAGAGGAGGCCGGAGCATGA
- a CDS encoding ferritin-like domain-containing protein has product MTSAEPTPSRPSDSADGALYDAVATEHATIYGYGLVSAHSTAEVNWLVSASIAEHRERREAAIALLEQRQVAPPLPAAGYRVPMPVENPQQAAKLAVRMEADGAAAWRAVVEQATATEYRTFGLTALTQSAVAAARWTQIVGTDPVTVAFPGGNE; this is encoded by the coding sequence GTGACCTCTGCCGAACCGACCCCGTCCCGCCCGTCCGACAGCGCCGACGGGGCGCTCTACGACGCGGTCGCCACCGAGCACGCCACGATCTACGGCTACGGGCTGGTGTCCGCCCATTCGACAGCGGAGGTCAACTGGCTGGTCTCGGCGTCGATCGCCGAACACCGCGAGCGCCGGGAGGCCGCGATCGCCCTGCTGGAGCAGCGACAGGTGGCGCCGCCGCTGCCCGCGGCCGGCTACCGGGTGCCGATGCCGGTCGAGAACCCACAGCAGGCCGCGAAGCTCGCGGTCCGCATGGAGGCGGATGGCGCCGCGGCGTGGCGGGCCGTCGTCGAACAGGCGACCGCCACCGAGTACCGCACCTTCGGGCTCACCGCGCTGACGCAGTCGGCGGTGGCGGCCGCGCGCTGGACGCAGATCGTGGGCACCGACCCGGTGACGGTCGCCTTCCCCGGCGGCAACGAGTAG
- a CDS encoding proline--tRNA ligase, which yields MITRMSELFLRTLRDDPADAEVPSHKLLIRAGYVRPVGPGLYTWLPLGLRVFRKIEQIVRDEMTAIGGQEILFPALLPRAPYETTNRWTEYGDTLFRLKDRRDNDYLLGPTHEELFTLTVKGEYSSYKDFPLILFQIQTKYRDEARPRAGILRGREFVMKDSYSFDVDDDGLKTAYHLHREAYQRIFARLGVRYVIVSAVSGAMGGSASEEFLAESEVGEDTFVRCLESGYAANVEAVLTRVPDALPIEGQPEAVVHDTPDAPTIATLVDWANSADLPSFAGRRVTAADTLKNVLLKVREPGGEWELLAVGVPGDREVDEKRLGAALEPAEYALLDDADFARHPFLVKGYVGPTALRDNGVRYLVDPRIVDGTAWITGADAPNKHVVGLVAGRDFHADGTIEAAEVRDGDPSPDGAGPLVSARGIEIGHIFQLGRKYTEAFNADVLGEDGKPVRLTMGSYGIGVSRLVAVIAEQQHDELGLRWPAAVSPFDVHVVIANKDDGARTGATELAGELDRLGLEVVLDDRKSSPGVKFKDAELLGVPWIVVVGRGWADGVVELRDRFTGDKREIAVDGAATEILAAVR from the coding sequence GTGATCACCCGCATGTCCGAGCTGTTCCTGCGTACTCTCCGTGACGATCCCGCCGACGCGGAGGTGCCCAGCCACAAGCTGCTCATCCGGGCCGGTTACGTCCGCCCGGTCGGACCCGGGCTCTACACCTGGCTGCCGCTGGGGCTGCGCGTGTTCCGCAAGATCGAGCAGATCGTCCGCGACGAGATGACCGCGATCGGCGGGCAGGAGATCCTGTTCCCCGCACTGCTGCCGCGCGCCCCGTACGAGACCACCAACCGGTGGACGGAGTACGGCGACACCCTGTTCCGGCTCAAGGACCGCCGCGACAACGACTATCTGCTGGGGCCGACCCACGAGGAGCTGTTCACCCTGACGGTCAAGGGGGAGTACAGCTCCTACAAGGACTTCCCGCTGATCCTGTTCCAGATCCAGACCAAGTACCGCGACGAGGCCCGCCCGCGCGCAGGCATCCTGCGCGGCCGCGAGTTCGTGATGAAGGACTCGTATTCGTTCGACGTCGACGACGACGGCCTCAAGACCGCCTACCACCTGCACCGCGAGGCATACCAGCGGATCTTCGCCCGGCTCGGCGTGCGCTACGTCATCGTCTCGGCGGTGTCCGGGGCCATGGGCGGCAGCGCCTCCGAGGAGTTCCTCGCCGAGAGCGAGGTCGGCGAGGACACGTTCGTGCGCTGCCTGGAGTCCGGCTACGCCGCCAACGTCGAAGCCGTCCTCACCCGGGTGCCCGACGCGCTGCCGATCGAGGGACAGCCCGAGGCGGTCGTCCACGACACCCCGGACGCCCCGACGATCGCGACGCTGGTCGACTGGGCCAACAGCGCGGACCTGCCGAGCTTCGCCGGACGCCGGGTGACCGCCGCCGACACGCTCAAGAACGTCCTGCTCAAGGTCCGCGAGCCGGGCGGCGAGTGGGAACTGCTGGCCGTCGGCGTGCCCGGTGACCGCGAGGTCGACGAGAAACGCCTCGGCGCGGCCCTGGAACCGGCGGAGTACGCACTGCTCGACGACGCCGACTTCGCCAGGCACCCGTTCCTGGTCAAGGGCTACGTCGGCCCGACAGCCCTGCGGGACAACGGTGTCCGCTATCTCGTCGACCCGCGGATCGTGGACGGCACGGCGTGGATCACCGGTGCCGACGCGCCGAACAAGCATGTCGTCGGGCTCGTCGCGGGCCGGGACTTCCACGCCGACGGCACCATCGAGGCCGCCGAGGTACGCGACGGCGACCCGTCACCGGACGGTGCAGGCCCGCTGGTCAGCGCCCGCGGCATCGAGATCGGCCACATCTTCCAACTCGGCCGCAAATACACCGAGGCGTTCAACGCCGACGTCCTCGGTGAGGACGGCAAACCGGTGCGGCTGACCATGGGCTCCTACGGCATCGGGGTGTCGCGGCTGGTGGCCGTGATCGCCGAACAGCAGCACGACGAACTGGGCCTGCGATGGCCGGCCGCGGTGTCGCCCTTCGACGTGCACGTCGTGATCGCCAACAAGGACGACGGCGCCCGCACCGGCGCGACCGAACTGGCCGGCGAACTGGACCGGCTCGGGCTCGAGGTGGTGCTCGACGACCGCAAATCCTCGCCGGGCGTGAAGTTCAAGGACGCCGAACTGCTCGGCGTGCCGTGGATCGTCGTGGTCGGCCGCGGCTGGGCCGACGGCGTGGTCGAACTGCGCGACCGGTTCACCGGCGACAAGCGGGAGATCGCCGTGGACGGTGCCGCGACGGAAATCCTCGCCGCGGTGCGGTAG
- a CDS encoding MFS transporter: MTALNDAERAAMIRDAEGQPKRVQPTSVEQTPVTRTNKATNKAPTWLPSRRFFAAVIAIAGMQLLATMDSTIAIVALPRIQDELMLSDAGRSWVITAYVLTFGGLMLLGGRLGDTIGRKRAFIAGVALFTIASILCGIAWNEATLVIARLLQGIGAAIASPTGLALVATTFPKGPARNAATAVFGAMTAVGSVMGLVVGGALTEVSWRWAFLVNVPIGLVMIYLARTTLRETSKERMKLDATGAILATLGCTAAVFGFSMGPEKGWLSPITIGSVCAALVFLLMFIIVERSAENPVVPFDLFKDRNRLATFAAIFLAGGVLFTLTVLIGLYVQDILGYSALRAGVGFIPFVIAMGIGLALSSQLVSMLPPRVLVIAGGVLVLGAMIYGSTLNRGIPYFPNLVVPITVGGIGIGMIVVPLTLSAIAGVGFDRIGPVSAIALMLQNLGGPVVLAIVQAVITSRTLYLGGTTGPVKNMDGTQLAALDAGYTYGLLWVAAVAVLVGGAALLIGYTSEQVAHAQEVKDALDAGEL, translated from the coding sequence ATGACGGCTCTCAATGACGCGGAGCGCGCAGCCATGATCCGCGACGCGGAAGGCCAGCCGAAGCGGGTACAGCCGACGAGTGTGGAGCAAACACCTGTGACACGCACCAACAAGGCCACCAACAAGGCGCCGACCTGGTTGCCGTCGCGGCGGTTCTTCGCCGCCGTGATCGCCATCGCCGGTATGCAGCTGCTCGCCACCATGGACAGCACCATCGCGATCGTGGCGCTGCCGCGCATCCAGGACGAGCTGATGCTCTCCGATGCGGGCCGCAGCTGGGTCATCACCGCCTACGTCCTCACCTTCGGCGGTCTGATGCTGCTCGGCGGTCGCCTCGGCGACACCATCGGACGCAAACGCGCGTTCATCGCCGGCGTCGCGCTGTTCACCATCGCCTCGATCCTCTGCGGTATCGCCTGGAACGAGGCGACGCTGGTGATCGCCCGGCTGCTGCAGGGCATCGGCGCCGCGATCGCCTCACCCACCGGGCTCGCGCTGGTCGCCACCACCTTCCCGAAGGGCCCGGCGCGCAACGCCGCCACCGCCGTGTTCGGCGCCATGACCGCCGTCGGCTCCGTGATGGGCCTGGTCGTCGGCGGCGCCCTGACCGAGGTGTCGTGGCGCTGGGCGTTCCTGGTCAACGTGCCGATCGGGCTGGTGATGATCTACCTCGCCCGCACCACGCTGCGGGAGACGAGCAAGGAGCGGATGAAGCTCGACGCCACCGGCGCGATCCTGGCGACGCTGGGCTGCACCGCCGCGGTGTTCGGCTTCTCGATGGGCCCGGAGAAGGGCTGGCTGTCGCCGATCACGATCGGATCGGTCTGTGCCGCGCTGGTGTTCCTGCTGATGTTCATCATCGTCGAGCGCTCCGCCGAGAACCCCGTCGTGCCGTTCGACCTGTTCAAGGACCGCAACCGGTTGGCCACCTTCGCCGCGATCTTCCTCGCCGGCGGTGTGCTGTTCACGCTGACCGTGCTGATCGGGCTGTACGTCCAGGACATCCTCGGCTACAGCGCTCTGCGCGCCGGCGTCGGCTTCATCCCGTTCGTCATCGCCATGGGCATCGGCCTGGCGCTGTCATCGCAGCTGGTGTCCATGCTGCCGCCGCGCGTGCTGGTCATCGCCGGTGGCGTGCTCGTGCTCGGCGCGATGATCTACGGGTCCACGCTCAACCGCGGCATCCCGTACTTCCCGAACCTGGTCGTCCCGATCACCGTCGGCGGCATCGGCATCGGCATGATCGTCGTCCCGCTCACCCTGTCGGCGATCGCCGGCGTCGGGTTCGACCGGATCGGTCCGGTCTCGGCGATCGCGTTGATGCTGCAGAACCTCGGCGGGCCGGTCGTGCTGGCCATCGTCCAGGCCGTGATCACCTCCCGCACGCTGTACCTGGGCGGCACCACCGGGCCGGTCAAGAACATGGACGGCACCCAGCTGGCCGCCCTCGACGCCGGCTACACCTACGGGCTGCTGTGGGTGGCCGCGGTGGCGGTGCTCGTCGGCGGTGCGGCCCTGCTGATCGGTTACACCTCCGAACAAGTCGCCCACGCCCAAGAGGTCAAGGACGCGCTGGACGCCGGCGAACTGTGA
- the cobA gene encoding uroporphyrinogen-III C-methyltransferase, whose amino-acid sequence MTDNAYLVGLRLTGRKVVIVGGGTVAQRRLPLLIANGADVHVIARAATPAVEAMAGITLTLRDFRVGDLDGAWYVIAATDDPDVNAAVVAEAERRHIFCVRADVAREGTAVTPASFDYEGLSVGVLAGGEHRRSAAIRSAIHEALASGLISGDDPDTVTTGVALVGGGPGDPELITVRGRRLLAQADVVVADRLAPQELLAELPPHVEVIDAAKIPYGRAMAQDAINQVLIDRASAGKFVVRLKGGDPFVFARGYEEVIACAEAGIPVTVVPGVTSAIGVPALAGVPVTHRHVTHEFVVVSGHVAPDHPESLVNWDALAALTGTIVLLMAVERIELFTKVLLDGGRPAETPVLVVQHGTTSAQRTLRATLADAPERMSAEGIRPPAIIVIGAVAAFGG is encoded by the coding sequence GTGACCGATAACGCGTACCTCGTCGGCCTACGCCTCACCGGCAGGAAGGTCGTCATCGTCGGTGGGGGAACGGTCGCCCAGCGCCGGCTGCCGCTGTTGATCGCCAACGGCGCCGACGTGCACGTCATCGCCCGCGCCGCCACGCCCGCCGTCGAAGCTATGGCGGGAATCACACTGACACTGCGCGACTTCCGCGTCGGCGACCTCGACGGCGCCTGGTACGTCATCGCCGCCACCGACGACCCCGACGTCAACGCGGCCGTCGTCGCCGAGGCTGAACGTCGCCACATCTTCTGCGTTCGCGCCGACGTCGCTCGGGAGGGCACCGCCGTCACCCCGGCATCGTTCGACTACGAGGGCCTGTCGGTCGGCGTCCTCGCTGGCGGCGAGCACCGGCGCTCGGCGGCTATCCGCTCGGCCATCCACGAGGCGCTCGCCAGCGGGCTGATCTCCGGCGACGACCCCGACACCGTCACCACCGGCGTCGCGCTGGTCGGCGGGGGACCCGGCGATCCCGAACTCATCACCGTGCGGGGGCGGCGCCTGCTCGCCCAGGCCGACGTCGTGGTCGCCGACCGGCTGGCGCCACAGGAACTCCTCGCCGAGCTTCCGCCGCACGTCGAGGTCATCGACGCCGCGAAGATCCCCTACGGCCGGGCGATGGCGCAGGACGCCATCAACCAGGTGCTCATCGACCGCGCCTCGGCGGGAAAGTTCGTGGTGCGGCTCAAGGGCGGCGACCCGTTCGTCTTCGCGCGCGGCTACGAAGAGGTGATCGCGTGCGCCGAAGCCGGGATCCCGGTGACCGTCGTGCCCGGTGTGACCAGCGCAATAGGCGTTCCGGCACTGGCCGGTGTGCCCGTCACACACCGCCACGTCACGCATGAATTCGTGGTGGTCAGCGGGCATGTTGCGCCGGACCACCCCGAATCGTTAGTCAATTGGGATGCGTTGGCGGCGCTCACTGGGACGATTGTTTTGCTGATGGCCGTCGAACGCATCGAATTGTTCACCAAGGTGCTGCTCGACGGCGGACGACCTGCGGAAACACCGGTTCTGGTGGTTCAGCACGGCACCACCAGCGCACAGCGGACTTTGCGGGCTACTCTGGCGGATGCGCCGGAACGGATGAGCGCAGAAGGTATTCGACCCCCCGCGATCATCGTGATCGGGGCAGTCGCCGCTTTCGGCGGATAA